From a region of the Branchiostoma floridae strain S238N-H82 chromosome 13, Bfl_VNyyK, whole genome shotgun sequence genome:
- the LOC118429101 gene encoding thiosulfate sulfurtransferase/rhodanese-like domain-containing protein 3 has protein sequence MPYEELIARLGEGTVRLFDVREPIELVEDGEIPGAVNIPLGDVEEAFQLPPREFREKYSCEKPGKDDDDVVTSCLAGVRSFDALETLRKLGFHKVKHYPGGFLEWSERCEQEWKAKDETKDTKNSIETPTPVDKKESGNTENPTAPPTPPNSIPSPQDKTEL, from the exons ATGCCGTACGAGGAGCTGATAGCGAGGCTAGGCGAGGGGACCGTCCGTTTGTTTGACGTGAGGGAGCCGATAGAACTGGTGGAGGATGGGGAGATACCGGGCGCGGTGAATATACCAC TTGGGGATGTTGAGGAGGCGTTCCAGCTGCCCCCTAGAGAGTTCCGGGAGAAGTACAGCTGTGAGAAGCCGgggaaggatgatgatgatgtggtcACCAGCTGTCTGGCCGGCGTGCGGAGCTTCGACGCGCTCGAGACGCTACGGAAGCTCGGGTTTCACAA AGTGAAACACTACCCCGGTGGGTTCCTGGAATGGTCGGAGCGATGCGAACAGGAGTGGAAGGCGAAAGATGAAACCAAGGACACCAAAAACTCCATAGAGACCCCCACACCCGTAGATAAAAAAGAAAGCGGGAACACAGAAAACCCCACAgcaccccccacccctcccAACTCGATACCTTCCCCACAAGACAAGACAGAATTGTGA
- the LOC118429102 gene encoding alpha-N-acetyl-neuraminyl-2,3-beta-galactosyl-1,3-N-acetyl-galactosaminide alpha-2,6-sialyltransferase-like has product MMARKKGLVTTETHRITMTISKVAQAFGTLLLVAVFSQYMLTTYSFGDKPQHRFLPRHITKKTIRGQTYHVHEVDPMSPSLREKYQNRRVLSVSHSGAHLRAQKEMLDYHRGRWTPSAAPHETMYAPLSGRGRGLTCDTCALVSNSGQLLGGARGSDIDAADCVFRLNAAPTAGFEDDVGKRTTARIVSHKSLTSLFLNSTSVLGGGSAPRGVFVHGPQYAFGNARTAKLLRTLGEKFSTVDFYRFTQTAESQADAEYERQTLKSRSKTGVELSTGWFALTLMMDSCQHVQVYGMVPHNYCRLYPDSQVPYQYWTPGGVSECVMYEYHEDAGSQGQRLLTERRIFRTWAAEHNISFHQPTWV; this is encoded by the exons ATGATGGCGAGAAAAAAAG GTTTGGTTACCACGGAGACTCATCGGATCACCATGACGATATCGAAGGTTGCTCAGGCGTTCGGAACCCTGCTGCTGGTTGCTGTGTTCTCCCAGTACATGCTGACTACCTACTCGTTTGGGGACAAGCCGCAgcacag ATTCCTGCCGCGGCACATCACGAAGAAGACGATCCGCGGGCAGACCTACCACGTGCACGAGGTAGATCCGATGTCGCCCAGCCTGCGGGAAAAGTACCAGAACCGGCGCGTTCTCTCCGTCTCGCACAGCGGCGCGCACCTGCGGGCACAGAAGGAGATGCTCGACTATCACCGGGGGCGATGGACACCCTCCGCCGCGCCCCACGAGACGATGTACGCACCACTCAGCGGGCGGGGCCGCGGCCTCACCTGTGACACCTGTGCACTTGTCTCCAACTCAG GTCAGCTGCTGGGTGGCGCTAGGGGAAGCGACATCGATGCGGCGGACTGTGTGTTCCGTTTGAACGCAGCGCCGACGGCCGGGTTCGAAGACGACGTTGGAAAGAGAACAACAGCGAGAATCGTGTCTCACAAAAG CCTGACCAGCCTGTTCCTGAACTCCACCTCCGTGCTCGGCGGGGGCAGCGCCCCGCGTGGCGTGTTCGTGCACGGGCCGCAGTACGCCTTCGGGAACGCTCGCACCGCCAAGCTGCTGCGGACGCTCGGAGAGAAGTTCAGCACGGTCGACTTCTACCGCTTCACGCAGACCGCGGAGTCCCAGGCAGACGCAGAGTACGAGAGACAGACGCTGAAGTCAAG GAGTAAGACTGGAGTGGAACTGTCCACCGGCTGGTTCGCCCTGACACTCATGATGGACAGCTGTCAGCATGTCCAGGTCTACGGCATGGTCCCACATAACTACTGCAG ACTGTACCCAGACAGCCAGGTGCCGTACCAGTACTGGACTCCAGGGGgcgtgagtgagtgtgtgatgTACGAGTACCACGAGGATGCCGGCAGCCAGGGGCAGCGCCTGCTCACCGAGCGGAGAATATTCCGCACCTGGGCCGCAGAGCACAACATCAGCTTCCACCAACCCACCTGGGTGTAG